A stretch of Lathyrus oleraceus cultivar Zhongwan6 chromosome 6, CAAS_Psat_ZW6_1.0, whole genome shotgun sequence DNA encodes these proteins:
- the LOC127091821 gene encoding ankyrin repeat-containing protein At2g01680: MDSNSLSLCFITHQEIFNVVRSGDLEGLKELLKHVNKGESSNGSSSSSISEFIFMQNDAGETLLYIAAECGVKEVFSFLLSFCDLEILKIRSKSDMNAFHVAAKRGHLEIVREILRTWPEACKLCDSSNTSPLYFAAVQDHLDVVNAILDVDVSSMMIVRKNGKTALHNAARYGILHVVKALIARDSAIVCIKDRKGQTALHMAVKGQCTSVVEELLQADPIVLNERDKKGNTALHMATRKARSQIVSFLLSYTSMNVNAINNQQETALDLADKLPYRDSSLEIKEALSECGAKNARHIGKVNEAVELKRAVSDIKHEVQSQLIQNEKTRKRVSTIAKELRKIHREAIQNTINSVTVVAVLFASIAFMALFTLPGQYRMIQPEAGKANISHDVAFSVFCLLNATSLFISLAVVVVQITLVAWDTRAQRQIVSVINKLMWTACTCTCGAFLAIAFVVVGKERWMAITVTVLGTPILVGTLAYLCYFVFRRHFGFQRESQRGIVKRPSGSKSRSWSYSAHISDEEEYNSDVEKIYAL; the protein is encoded by the exons ATGGATTCAAACTCACTATCACTATGCTTCATAACCCATCAAGAGATTTTCAATGTGGTTCGATCTGGGGACCTTGAAGGACTCAAAGAGCTACTGAAACATGTTAATAAAGGTGAATCCTCAAATGGGTCATCGTCATCGTCGATTTCTGAGTTCATATTCATGCAGAATGATGCCGGAGAGACGTTGTTGTATATAGCTGCAGAGTGTGGTGTTAAGGAGGTTTTCAGCTTCTTGTTGAGCTTTTGTGATTTGGAGATACTCAAAATCAGGTCTAAATCTGATATGAATGCCTTTCATGTTGCAGCTAAGCGTGGCCATTTGG AAATTGTGAGGGAGATTTTGAGGACTTGGCCTGAGGCTTGTAAGTTATGCGACTCGTCGAACACGAGTCCACTTTATTTTGCTGCTGTTCAAGATCATTTGGATGTGGTGAATGCTATTTTGGATGTTGATGTTAGTTCAATGATGATAGTAAGGAAAAACGGAAAAACTGCATTGCACAATGCTGCTAGGTATGGAATTCTTCACGTCGTAAAAGCACTTATTGCGAGGGATTCAGCTATTGTTTGCATTAAAGATAGGAAGGGCCAAACAGCACTGCATATGGCTGTAAAAGGACAGTGTACCTCAGTAGTTGAGGAGTTATTACAAGCCGACCCGATTGTATTGAACGAACGAGATAAGAAGGGTAATACAGCTCTTCACATGGCCACTCGGAAAGCTCGTTCGCAG ATAGTGAGCTTTCTGTTAAGTTATACATCTATGAATGTGAATGCCATCAATAATCAGCAAGAAACAGCCTTGGATTTAGCCGATAAACTTCCGTACAGAGACTCGTCTTTAGAAATCAAGGAAGCACTTTCGGAATGCGGTGCCAAGAATGCGAGACATATAGGCAAAGTGAATGAAGCTGTAGAACTTAAAAGAGCAGTGAGTGATATAAAACACGAGGTGCAGTCACAGCTCATACAGAATGAAAAAACTCGCAAACGGGTTTCGACTATAGCCAAGGAATTGAGAAAAATCCATAGAGAAGCAATTCAAAACACCATAAATTCTGTCACAGTAGTTGCTGTCCTTTTTGCATCAATAGCATTTATGGCTTTGTTCACTTTGCCAGGTCAATATAGAATGATACAGCCCGAGGCAGGGAAGGCGAATATATCTCACGATGTTGCATTCAGTGTCTTCTGTCTTCTGAACGCAACGTCTCTTTTCATTTCTCTCGCGGTTGTTGTTGTTCAAATCACTTTGGTAGCTTGGGACACGAGAGCTCAGAGGCAGATCGTTTCGGTGATTAACAAGCTTATGTGGACGGCTTGTACGTGCACATGTGGAGCTTTTCTCGCGATAGCTTTTGTTGTTGTTGGAAAGGAGAGGTGGATGGCTATTACAGTAACTGTTTTGGGAACACCAATTCTAGTTGGGACTCTGGCATACTTGTGCTACTTCGTGTTTCGGCGACATTTTGGATTCCAAAGGGAATCACAGAGAGGGATAGTTAAGAGACCAAGTGGAAGCAAATCGCGGTCGTGGTCTTACTCAGCACATATTTCAGATGAGGAGGAATATAACTCTGATGTTGAGAAGATCTATGCTCTATGA